A single region of the Oceanimonas doudoroffii genome encodes:
- the hutU gene encoding urocanate hydratase — MSQHSNRHDPSRVIKAPTGVNKICKSWLTEAAYRMLHNNLHPDVAERPEDLVVYGGIGRAARNWPCFDRIAEVLTRLEDDETLLIQSGKPVGVFKTHADAPRVLLANSNLVPHWANWEHFNELDKKGLMMYGQMTAGSWIYIGSQGIVQGTYETFVAMAKQHFNGEAKGRWILTGGLGGMGGAQPLAATMAGFSCIAVECDETRIDFRLRTRYVDKKAYSLDEALGMIDEAKAKGEAVSVGLLGNCADIFPEIVERGIVPDVTTDQTSAHDPLNGYLPKGWTMEHAADMRLKDEAAVVNAAKESMAIQVRAMLALQERGSATTDYGNNIRQMAKEKGVENAFDFPGFVPAYIRPLFCQGIGPFRWVALSGDPEDIYKTDAKVKELIPDDPHLHNWLDMARERISFQGLPARICWVGLKDRARLGRAFNDMVKNGELKAPIVIGRDHLDSGSVASPNRETEAMQDGSDAVSDWPLLNALLNTAGGATWVSLHHGGGVGMGFSQHSGVVIVADGTDAAAARLGRVLRNDPGTGVMRHADAGYDIAIDCAHEQGLDLPMINGLSNKD, encoded by the coding sequence ATGTCTCAGCACAGCAACCGTCACGACCCCAGCCGCGTCATCAAGGCGCCTACCGGCGTCAATAAAATCTGCAAGAGTTGGCTCACCGAGGCCGCCTACCGCATGCTGCACAACAACCTGCACCCGGACGTGGCCGAGCGACCCGAAGATCTGGTGGTGTATGGCGGCATCGGCCGCGCCGCCCGCAACTGGCCCTGCTTCGATCGCATTGCCGAGGTGCTGACCCGCCTGGAGGATGACGAAACCCTGCTGATCCAGTCCGGCAAGCCGGTGGGCGTGTTCAAGACCCACGCCGATGCGCCCCGCGTGCTGCTGGCCAACTCCAACCTGGTGCCCCACTGGGCCAACTGGGAGCATTTTAACGAGCTCGATAAAAAAGGCCTGATGATGTACGGCCAGATGACCGCCGGATCCTGGATCTACATCGGCTCTCAGGGCATAGTGCAGGGCACCTACGAAACCTTTGTGGCCATGGCCAAGCAGCACTTCAACGGCGAAGCCAAAGGCCGCTGGATCCTCACCGGCGGTCTGGGCGGCATGGGCGGAGCCCAGCCGCTGGCCGCCACCATGGCCGGCTTCAGCTGTATTGCGGTGGAATGCGACGAGACCCGCATCGACTTCCGCCTGCGCACCCGTTATGTCGACAAGAAGGCCTACAGCCTGGATGAAGCCTTGGGGATGATTGACGAAGCCAAGGCCAAGGGTGAGGCGGTGTCCGTGGGCCTGCTCGGCAACTGTGCCGACATCTTCCCCGAAATAGTGGAGCGCGGCATAGTGCCCGACGTGACTACCGACCAGACCAGCGCCCACGACCCGCTGAACGGCTACCTGCCGAAAGGCTGGACCATGGAGCACGCCGCCGACATGCGTCTGAAGGACGAAGCCGCGGTGGTGAATGCCGCCAAGGAGTCCATGGCCATTCAGGTGCGCGCCATGCTGGCGTTGCAGGAGCGTGGCTCGGCTACCACCGACTACGGCAACAACATTCGTCAGATGGCCAAGGAAAAAGGGGTGGAGAATGCCTTTGACTTCCCGGGCTTCGTACCGGCCTATATTCGTCCGCTGTTCTGCCAGGGCATAGGCCCGTTCCGCTGGGTGGCGCTGTCCGGCGATCCGGAAGACATTTACAAGACCGATGCCAAGGTGAAGGAGCTGATCCCCGACGATCCGCACCTGCACAACTGGCTCGACATGGCCCGGGAGCGGATCAGCTTTCAGGGACTGCCGGCGCGGATCTGCTGGGTGGGCCTCAAGGATCGTGCCCGTCTCGGCCGAGCTTTTAACGACATGGTCAAAAACGGTGAGCTCAAGGCGCCCATCGTCATTGGCCGGGATCACCTGGACTCCGGATCCGTGGCCAGCCCCAACCGGGAAACCGAAGCCATGCAGGACGGCTCCGATGCGGTCTCCGATTGGCCGCTGCTGAACGCCCTGCTGAACACCGCCGGCGGTGCCACCTGGGTGTCGCTGCATCACGGTGGTGGTGTGGGCATGGGCTTCAGCCAGCACTCCGGTGTGGTGATCGTGGCCGACGGCACCGATGCCGCCGCCGCCCGCCTGGGCCGCGTGCTGCGTAACGATCCGGGCACCGGCGTCATGCGCCATGCCGATGCCGGTTATGATATTGCCATCGACTGTGCCCACGAGCAGGGCCTGGATCTGCCCATGATTAACGGCTTGAGCAACAAGGACTGA
- a CDS encoding iron-siderophore ABC transporter substrate-binding protein, whose amino-acid sequence MRFIFTALLLGSLACQAQAEVSITDDRGADITLAQPASRSAAVSAFAADALVALGETPVAVTQFGRQDRPTYLGQGVSQAVSLGARGQPNLELLSEQAPDLVLAVRRYTESHADRLQAIAPYAAFDDLTLKDSLKAVTDIGTLVGKPQQAEALNREFEQTLAQMAERIGELSGQSIAMLVTASEQPFVYYDHFLPVELASALGLNNVAGASPEWPGKLPFGFRMPLEQLLAADPDILVLFPSAQPRAFVKNPLWKYLKAVKNQRVYSVGYHWKEGGGPIARTLILQQLGHLAYPALFEAPTALPAELAVKPFS is encoded by the coding sequence ATGAGGTTTATCTTCACGGCGTTGTTGCTGGGTAGCCTGGCCTGCCAGGCACAGGCCGAGGTGAGCATTACCGATGACAGAGGGGCTGACATCACCCTGGCGCAGCCGGCGAGCCGTTCGGCCGCGGTGTCCGCCTTTGCCGCCGATGCCCTGGTAGCGTTGGGGGAAACCCCGGTGGCGGTAACCCAGTTCGGCCGGCAGGACAGGCCTACTTACCTGGGACAGGGAGTGTCGCAGGCGGTGAGCCTGGGCGCGCGAGGACAGCCCAATCTGGAGTTGTTGTCCGAGCAGGCGCCGGATCTGGTACTGGCGGTGCGCCGTTACACCGAATCTCATGCCGACAGGCTGCAGGCCATCGCGCCCTACGCGGCCTTTGATGATCTGACCCTGAAAGACAGCCTGAAGGCGGTGACCGACATCGGTACCCTGGTGGGCAAGCCCCAGCAGGCCGAGGCACTCAACCGGGAGTTCGAGCAAACCCTGGCGCAAATGGCGGAACGGATAGGCGAGCTAAGCGGGCAAAGCATTGCCATGCTGGTCACCGCCAGTGAGCAGCCCTTTGTCTATTACGATCACTTTCTGCCGGTGGAGCTGGCCTCGGCTTTGGGCCTGAACAACGTGGCCGGTGCCAGCCCCGAATGGCCGGGCAAGCTGCCCTTTGGCTTTCGCATGCCCCTTGAGCAGCTGCTGGCCGCCGATCCGGATATTCTGGTGCTGTTTCCCAGCGCCCAGCCCAGGGCCTTCGTCAAAAATCCGTTGTGGAAATACCTGAAGGCGGTCAAGAACCAGCGCGTCTACTCGGTGGGGTACCACTGGAAGGAAGGGGGCGGTCCCATTGCTCGTACGCTCATATTGCAACAGCTGGGGCACCTGGCCTATCCGGCATTGTTTGAGGCCCCGACAGCCTTGCCGGCCGAGCTGGCGGTCAAGCCGTTCTCATGA
- a CDS encoding FecCD family ABC transporter permease, giving the protein MKLQLLLAAMMPLLLWGGLAAGHVPLGTERLWAALQGQGDGLAQVVVWELRLPRALLAFVVGGCLALSGLVMQRVSRNPLASPALTGVSAGAALAVVAGILLGQAGIGLTPWLAMAGGLVAGLLTLLLAGGRQLQPTRIVLAGVAVTALCGGLTTTLLLRAEADAGEFLFWMAGGVAGRSWPQLQLLLWCVVPALLALWLTRRNLAVLENGDDMALSLGIRPARWRAWYLLLATLLATSTVAVAGPIGFVGLLAPHLVRFLWPERRQPFGLCLLLGGVLLMGADVLARLPGTAQEIPLGVMTALLGGPLLLQLMVREKL; this is encoded by the coding sequence ATGAAGTTGCAACTGCTGTTGGCGGCCATGATGCCGCTGCTGTTGTGGGGCGGACTGGCGGCGGGTCATGTCCCTCTCGGTACGGAACGGTTGTGGGCCGCGCTGCAAGGGCAGGGCGATGGCCTGGCCCAGGTGGTGGTGTGGGAATTGCGCCTGCCCCGGGCACTGCTGGCCTTTGTGGTGGGCGGTTGTCTGGCATTGTCTGGCCTGGTGATGCAGCGGGTCAGCCGCAACCCGCTGGCGTCTCCCGCCCTGACCGGCGTGTCTGCCGGCGCGGCGCTGGCGGTGGTCGCCGGCATCTTGCTGGGGCAGGCCGGTATTGGTCTGACCCCCTGGCTGGCAATGGCCGGCGGTCTGGTGGCCGGCCTGCTGACCCTGTTATTGGCGGGGGGACGACAGCTGCAACCTACCCGTATTGTGCTGGCCGGGGTGGCGGTTACCGCCCTCTGTGGCGGCCTGACCACCACCCTGTTACTGCGGGCGGAGGCGGACGCCGGCGAGTTTCTGTTCTGGATGGCGGGGGGCGTGGCCGGACGCAGCTGGCCACAGCTGCAGTTGTTGCTGTGGTGTGTGGTGCCGGCCCTGCTGGCGCTGTGGCTGACCCGGCGCAACCTGGCGGTGCTGGAAAATGGCGATGACATGGCCCTCAGCCTGGGAATACGGCCGGCGCGCTGGCGCGCCTGGTATTTGCTGCTGGCGACCCTGCTGGCCACCTCAACGGTGGCGGTGGCCGGCCCCATCGGGTTTGTGGGGCTGCTGGCGCCACACCTGGTGCGCTTTCTCTGGCCGGAGCGGCGGCAACCCTTTGGACTGTGCCTGCTGCTGGGCGGGGTGCTGCTGATGGGGGCCGATGTGCTGGCCCGGCTGCCCGGCACCGCCCAGGAGATTCCGTTAGGAGTCATGACTGCCCTGCTGGGCGGGCCCCTGTTGTTGCAACTGATGGTAAGGGAAAAGCTATGA
- a CDS encoding FecCD family ABC transporter permease, translating into MTRLLSVLGLPLLLLLAALTALVQGAVQVQSGNLIELMAGEAGAHLQRVVLDYRLPRVLLGGLVGAHFALAGYLLQLITRNPLADAGVLGISSGSGLAAVIVFVVLGRLMGQDTAYQLVPVTLAWLPWLTLTGGLLAGALLWWLWRRTGLSPVRLAVVGATCAAIFSALLMGALVLWGQASSEVIILWLAGTLYGAGWERLWALLPWSLVLLPLVTLLSRPMLLLSLDAQKTQTLGFNVTRWNGLMLTLAVALAASAVAMSGPVGFVGILVPWLARRLYPNRIVDQLWGCIWLGALLVVAGDTLGRVVMSPFELPVGVVTALIGCPFFLYLLNRKV; encoded by the coding sequence ATGACGCGGCTGCTGTCGGTATTGGGACTGCCCCTGCTGCTGTTGCTGGCTGCCCTGACCGCCCTGGTGCAGGGAGCGGTGCAGGTGCAGTCCGGCAACCTGATCGAATTGATGGCCGGTGAAGCCGGTGCGCACCTGCAGCGGGTGGTACTCGATTACCGCCTGCCCCGGGTGCTGCTGGGAGGCCTGGTTGGTGCGCATTTTGCCCTGGCCGGTTACCTGCTGCAGCTGATCACCCGCAACCCCCTGGCCGATGCCGGGGTGCTGGGCATTTCCTCCGGCAGCGGCCTGGCGGCGGTCATTGTGTTTGTCGTGCTGGGCCGGTTGATGGGACAGGATACCGCCTACCAGCTGGTGCCGGTCACCCTGGCCTGGTTACCCTGGCTGACCCTGACGGGCGGCCTGCTGGCGGGGGCCTTGCTGTGGTGGCTGTGGCGCCGCACCGGACTCAGCCCGGTGCGGCTGGCGGTGGTGGGCGCCACCTGCGCCGCCATCTTTTCGGCATTGCTGATGGGCGCCCTGGTGTTGTGGGGGCAGGCCAGCAGCGAGGTGATTATTCTCTGGCTGGCGGGCACCCTGTATGGCGCCGGCTGGGAGCGGCTGTGGGCCCTGCTGCCCTGGAGCCTGGTGCTGTTGCCCCTGGTAACCCTGCTGTCCCGGCCCATGCTGCTGCTCAGCCTGGATGCTCAAAAAACGCAGACCCTGGGCTTTAACGTGACCCGCTGGAACGGCCTGATGCTGACGCTGGCGGTGGCCCTGGCGGCCAGCGCCGTGGCCATGAGCGGCCCGGTCGGCTTTGTCGGCATTCTGGTGCCCTGGCTGGCCCGAAGGCTTTATCCCAACCGCATTGTCGATCAGTTGTGGGGCTGCATCTGGCTGGGCGCCTTGCTGGTGGTGGCCGGCGATACCCTGGGGCGAGTGGTGATGAGCCCGTTCGAGTTACCGGTGGGGGTAGTGACCGCCCTTATCGGTTGCCCCTTCTTTCTTTATCTGCTCAATCGCAAGGTATGA
- the hutH gene encoding histidine ammonia-lyase, with amino-acid sequence MNTLTLNPGKMTLAQMRQAYEQPVKLSLDPSTHGAIQASVDCVNRMVAEDRTVYGINTGFGLLANTRIKPEDLETLQRSLVLSHATGLGTLVSDDLVRLIMVLKINGLARGFSGIRLEVLEALMALVNHEVYPCIPGKGSVGASGDLAPLAHMSCVLLGEGQARYQGEIISAGQALEIAGLKPMGLAPKEGLALLNGTQVSTAFALRGLFEAEDLFAGAIAVGGLTVEATLSSRRPFDPRIHDVRGQRGQIDAAAAYRHVLGEASEISRSHVNCAKVQDPYSLRCQPQVMGACLTQLRQAAEVLLIEGNAVSDNPLVFADDNDVISGGNFHAEPVAMAADNLALAIAEIGSLSERRVSLMMDTHMSGLPPFLVENGGVNSGFMIAQVSAAALASDNKALAHPHSVDSLPTSANQEDHVSMAPNGGRRLWDMVENTRGVLAIEWLAACQGLDFRGGMKTTELLEQARRTLRERVSYYDKDRFFGPDIEQANTLLKANVLSHLVPAGLLPSH; translated from the coding sequence ATGAACACACTGACCCTCAACCCCGGAAAAATGACCCTGGCGCAAATGCGCCAGGCTTATGAGCAGCCGGTCAAACTGAGTCTGGATCCATCCACCCATGGCGCCATTCAGGCTTCGGTGGATTGTGTGAACCGTATGGTAGCGGAAGACCGCACCGTGTACGGCATCAACACCGGCTTTGGCCTGCTGGCCAACACACGAATCAAACCTGAGGATCTGGAAACCCTGCAGCGTTCCCTGGTGCTGTCCCACGCTACCGGCCTGGGCACGCTGGTGAGCGACGACTTGGTGCGCCTGATCATGGTGCTCAAGATCAACGGCCTGGCCCGGGGCTTTTCCGGCATTCGCTTGGAAGTGCTGGAAGCCCTGATGGCCCTGGTCAACCATGAGGTTTATCCCTGCATTCCCGGCAAGGGCTCCGTGGGTGCTTCAGGGGATCTGGCACCGCTGGCGCACATGAGCTGCGTGCTGCTGGGCGAGGGCCAGGCCCGCTATCAAGGCGAGATCATCAGCGCCGGCCAGGCGCTGGAGATCGCCGGCCTCAAACCCATGGGGCTGGCCCCTAAGGAAGGACTGGCGCTGCTCAACGGCACTCAGGTGTCCACCGCCTTTGCCCTGCGCGGCCTGTTCGAGGCGGAGGATCTGTTCGCCGGCGCCATTGCCGTGGGTGGCCTCACCGTGGAGGCCACGCTCAGCTCCCGCCGTCCCTTTGACCCGCGCATTCACGACGTGCGCGGCCAGCGAGGACAGATCGATGCCGCCGCCGCCTATCGCCATGTGCTGGGCGAGGCAAGCGAGATCAGCCGTTCCCACGTGAATTGCGCCAAGGTGCAGGATCCCTACTCCCTGCGCTGCCAGCCCCAGGTGATGGGCGCCTGCCTGACTCAACTGCGTCAGGCCGCCGAAGTACTGCTGATTGAAGGCAACGCCGTGTCCGACAACCCCCTGGTGTTTGCCGACGACAACGACGTGATTTCCGGTGGCAACTTCCACGCCGAGCCGGTGGCCATGGCCGCCGACAACCTGGCCCTGGCCATTGCCGAAATCGGCTCCCTGAGCGAGCGCCGGGTATCGCTGATGATGGATACCCATATGTCGGGGCTGCCGCCCTTCCTGGTGGAAAACGGCGGGGTCAACTCCGGCTTTATGATCGCCCAGGTCTCGGCGGCGGCGCTGGCGTCCGACAACAAGGCGCTGGCGCACCCGCACTCGGTGGACTCACTGCCCACCTCCGCCAACCAGGAAGACCATGTGTCCATGGCTCCCAACGGCGGTCGCCGGCTGTGGGACATGGTGGAGAACACTCGGGGCGTGCTGGCCATTGAATGGCTGGCGGCCTGTCAGGGCCTGGACTTCCGTGGCGGCATGAAGACCACTGAGTTGCTGGAACAGGCGCGCCGGACCCTGCGCGAACGGGTGAGCTACTACGACAAGGATCGTTTCTTTGGCCCCGATATCGAACAGGCCAACACCCTGCTCAAGGCCAACGTGCTCAGCCACCTGGTGCCGGCGGGGCTGCTGCCCAGCCACTGA
- a CDS encoding ABC transporter ATP-binding protein — MLEIDNLSLGYGQGRAGQQAIVNGISLKLEPGVCALLGPNGCGKSTLLKGLAGLLRPQAGSIRLQGRELAQWPRQALARRLAFMPQQPTAPDEIHVRQLVMLGRYPHLGLWRRPGQEDLDRVDWAMGQTGVAELADKPLRSLSGGQQQRVWIAMALAQQAGLLLLDEPTTYLDWGYQLETLELLGQLHREQGLSVLMSLHELNQAARYAQHLVVMRAGRLVREGSPAEVLTPALLAEVFGVDARILRDEDGVHHALARGTAR, encoded by the coding sequence ATGCTGGAAATCGACAACCTCAGCCTTGGCTATGGTCAGGGGCGCGCCGGCCAGCAAGCCATCGTCAACGGCATCAGCCTCAAGCTGGAACCCGGCGTCTGTGCCCTGCTGGGGCCCAATGGTTGCGGCAAGAGTACCCTGCTCAAGGGGCTGGCCGGACTGCTCAGGCCCCAGGCCGGCAGCATTCGCCTGCAGGGGCGAGAGCTGGCGCAGTGGCCCCGGCAGGCCCTGGCCCGGCGGCTGGCCTTTATGCCCCAGCAACCCACGGCACCGGACGAAATTCATGTGCGCCAGCTGGTGATGCTGGGGCGTTACCCTCACCTGGGGCTGTGGCGCCGTCCCGGACAGGAAGATCTCGACCGGGTGGACTGGGCCATGGGCCAGACCGGCGTGGCCGAGCTGGCCGACAAGCCGCTGCGCAGCCTGTCCGGTGGCCAGCAGCAGCGAGTGTGGATCGCCATGGCCCTGGCCCAGCAGGCCGGCCTGCTGCTGCTGGACGAGCCTACCACCTACCTGGACTGGGGCTACCAGCTGGAAACCCTGGAGCTGCTGGGGCAGCTGCATCGGGAGCAGGGGTTGTCGGTGCTGATGTCGCTGCATGAGCTGAATCAGGCGGCCCGCTACGCCCAGCACCTGGTGGTGATGCGGGCGGGCCGTCTGGTGCGAGAAGGCAGTCCAGCCGAGGTGCTGACGCCGGCCCTGCTGGCCGAGGTGTTCGGAGTGGACGCCCGTATTCTGCGGGATGAAGACGGTGTTCATCATGCCCTGGCGCGGGGCACGGCCAGGTAA